A genomic segment from Bradyrhizobium diazoefficiens USDA 110 encodes:
- a CDS encoding acyltransferase family protein produces MSNAMLKSSCATPNLPPPNAFPEDPGSLAAKEVARLSILDGMRGIAAICVAVLHFYEPFQFGPQNRIPHGYLAVDFFFCLSGYVMAFAYDPSRVELSPTELIKRRLIRLHPLVVIGSLLGFVVVVIGRFYAPMAAALFNFSVTEFFILLTCSVLLLPHLFVHDPSFPIFPFVAPAWSLLCEYVASLTFALCLRQLSLRWLLAMLAFAAVATAYTCYDFGSLNGGFDRRTFWIGFVRVGFSFIAGVVACRIGRQPLLPGAAYYLPLIMLATFFWPFLWKPYDFLIVTIVYPLLVWLGANAIGSPSINRFSEFIGDLSYPLYMTHYVPLMLLFGGTSAGWVAQIHAALAVPSMTLVAIAFSFLVKRYIDEPIRATLRHRSFEHLKG; encoded by the coding sequence ATGTCGAACGCGATGCTCAAATCCAGCTGCGCCACCCCGAATTTACCGCCCCCCAACGCCTTTCCCGAAGACCCCGGGTCGCTGGCTGCCAAAGAGGTCGCGCGACTGAGCATTCTTGACGGCATGCGGGGAATTGCTGCCATCTGTGTCGCCGTTTTACATTTTTATGAACCCTTTCAGTTCGGTCCTCAGAACCGGATTCCTCACGGTTATCTCGCTGTAGATTTTTTCTTTTGCTTGTCAGGGTATGTAATGGCATTTGCCTACGACCCTTCTCGCGTAGAATTGTCACCCACAGAACTTATTAAAAGGCGTCTGATACGACTGCATCCGCTCGTCGTAATTGGCTCCTTGTTGGGCTTCGTTGTGGTTGTAATCGGACGATTCTATGCGCCTATGGCTGCTGCGTTATTCAATTTTAGTGTCACGGAGTTTTTTATTCTCCTCACCTGCAGCGTACTTCTGTTGCCGCACTTATTTGTCCACGATCCCAGCTTTCCTATTTTTCCTTTTGTCGCTCCCGCCTGGTCATTGCTTTGCGAGTATGTGGCGAGCCTAACGTTTGCTCTTTGTCTGCGCCAACTATCGCTTCGATGGTTGCTAGCGATGCTCGCCTTCGCCGCGGTTGCAACGGCATACACGTGCTACGATTTCGGAAGCCTAAACGGCGGTTTCGACCGCAGAACCTTCTGGATTGGCTTTGTACGGGTAGGTTTTTCATTTATCGCGGGCGTTGTTGCTTGCCGTATTGGCAGGCAACCGCTGTTGCCAGGGGCAGCATATTACCTTCCGCTTATCATGCTTGCGACCTTTTTTTGGCCCTTCCTTTGGAAGCCCTACGATTTCCTGATCGTCACAATCGTATATCCGCTCCTTGTTTGGCTGGGCGCTAATGCAATCGGGAGTCCGTCGATCAACCGTTTTAGCGAGTTTATCGGAGATCTTTCATATCCGCTTTATATGACCCACTACGTTCCACTCATGCTATTGTTCGGCGGAACTTCGGCAGGTTGGGTTGCGCAGATCCATGCAGCGCTAGCGGTACCAAGCATGACTCTAGTTGCAATCGCTTTTAGCTTTCTTGTTAAGCGATATATCGACGAACCGATCCGTGCCACTTTGCGTCACAGATCATTTGAGCACCTCAAAGGCTAA
- a CDS encoding IS256 family transposase, whose amino-acid sequence MGQVIQIDEARIRDHLGEMVRGTVEETLNAMLEAEADQLCGAGRYERSPARQDTRAGSYERTLQTKAGDVNLKVPKLRRQTFETAIIERYRRRESSVEEALIEMYLAGISVRRVEDITEALWGTRVSPSTVSNLNKKIYAKIEAWRNRRIEGEHPYLYLDGIVMKRSWAGEVRNVSLLVASAVNAEGFREILGICEGAKEDKSGWSSFLRHLVDRGLKGVQLVVSDACRGLVESVADYLPEARYQRCMVHFYRNVFSHVPSTRVHEVSHMLKAIHAQESRAAADEKARTVIADLRASRMAKAADLVEQAVHETLAYYAFPDIHWRKIRTNNPLERIMKEIRRRTRVVGAFPDGQSCLNLAAARLRHIAGTAWSTKCYMNMRPLYQPQLSETGAVA is encoded by the coding sequence ATGGGTCAGGTGATCCAAATTGATGAGGCCCGGATTCGAGATCACCTGGGCGAGATGGTCCGCGGGACAGTGGAGGAGACACTGAACGCGATGCTGGAGGCCGAAGCGGACCAGCTGTGCGGTGCTGGGCGGTATGAGCGCAGCCCGGCCCGGCAGGACACGCGGGCAGGCAGCTACGAGCGAACGCTGCAGACCAAGGCGGGCGACGTCAATCTGAAGGTTCCGAAGCTACGTCGGCAAACCTTCGAGACGGCGATTATCGAGCGCTACCGGAGGCGGGAGAGCTCGGTCGAGGAGGCGCTGATCGAGATGTATCTGGCCGGGATTTCGGTTCGGCGGGTCGAAGACATCACCGAGGCGCTGTGGGGCACCCGGGTCAGCCCGAGCACAGTGTCGAACCTGAACAAGAAGATCTATGCCAAGATCGAGGCGTGGCGGAATCGCAGGATCGAAGGCGAGCATCCGTATCTCTACCTCGACGGCATCGTGATGAAGCGCAGCTGGGCTGGTGAGGTTCGCAACGTGTCGCTGCTGGTGGCCTCGGCGGTCAATGCCGAGGGGTTCCGGGAGATCCTCGGCATCTGTGAAGGCGCCAAGGAGGACAAATCCGGCTGGTCATCGTTTCTGCGGCACCTCGTCGATCGCGGTCTCAAGGGCGTGCAGTTGGTGGTTTCGGATGCGTGCCGAGGTCTTGTCGAAAGCGTTGCGGATTATCTGCCGGAGGCCCGCTATCAACGCTGCATGGTGCATTTTTATCGCAATGTCTTCAGCCACGTGCCGTCGACCCGGGTCCACGAGGTGAGCCACATGCTCAAGGCCATTCATGCCCAGGAGAGCCGCGCCGCGGCCGACGAGAAAGCCAGGACCGTCATCGCGGATCTGCGGGCAAGCCGTATGGCCAAAGCTGCTGATCTCGTCGAGCAGGCGGTTCACGAGACGCTCGCCTACTATGCCTTTCCTGACATCCATTGGCGGAAGATTCGAACGAACAATCCGCTCGAGCGCATCATGAAGGAGATCCGGCGACGAACCCGTGTCGTCGGCGCCTTCCCCGACGGTCAATCCTGTCTCAATTTGGCGGCGGCCCGGCTGCGGCACATTGCCGGAACGGCGTGGTCGACCAAATGCTACATGAACATGCGACCGCTCTATCAGCCACAACTCTCTGAAACCGGAGCCGTCGCCTGA
- a CDS encoding transposase has product MAESYAPGTVVSEVARRHDLSPQHLFAWRKAARAGLLSLPAEDAPLFVPVVSELRPAGMCVEAATRNGITISIEIGDAVVRAAAGVDPTWLRDVLRAVRATT; this is encoded by the coding sequence GTGGCGGAGTCATATGCGCCGGGCACAGTTGTGTCCGAGGTGGCGCGCCGGCACGACCTCTCACCGCAACACCTGTTTGCTTGGCGCAAGGCCGCGCGTGCCGGTCTGCTGAGCTTGCCGGCGGAGGATGCACCGCTCTTCGTTCCGGTGGTGTCGGAGCTTCGCCCCGCTGGGATGTGCGTGGAAGCGGCAACGCGGAACGGGATAACGATCAGCATCGAGATTGGCGATGCGGTAGTTCGCGCAGCGGCGGGGGTCGATCCGACCTGGCTGCGCGATGTGCTGCGGGCCGTGAGGGCGACGACATGA
- a CDS encoding helix-turn-helix domain-containing protein: MSAILDKDRTRRKLHLLTRANGDLRLTDQDFRVLWYIADAIDHETDLARRKQATIAKDLGKKGVRGVQLSLGRLAEFGYLKFEVKEGGTYVNAYRLLLEEANVGSPSSDQKANNGEPLDDQKANVGALSAGAVPKKANERDEKGEPSFVHDPLSVPEVAAAARNDYEFYAAGAMHCTN, from the coding sequence GTGAGTGCAATTCTCGACAAGGACCGGACCCGGCGAAAGCTCCATCTGTTAACGCGCGCAAATGGCGATCTACGCCTTACCGATCAAGACTTCCGGGTGCTTTGGTATATCGCCGATGCGATCGATCACGAGACCGATCTAGCCCGCCGCAAGCAGGCCACCATCGCTAAAGATCTTGGGAAGAAGGGCGTCCGCGGCGTGCAGTTGAGCCTCGGACGGTTAGCCGAGTTCGGCTACCTCAAGTTCGAGGTCAAGGAAGGCGGGACCTACGTCAATGCCTATCGCCTTCTTCTCGAAGAGGCGAATGTGGGTTCGCCTTCTTCTGACCAGAAGGCGAACAATGGTGAGCCTTTGGATGACCAGAAGGCGAACGTCGGTGCGCTTTCTGCCGGTGCAGTCCCCAAAAAGGCGAACGAGCGTGACGAAAAAGGCGAACCGTCATTCGTACATGATCCCTTATCTGTCCCTGAAGTAGCTGCAGCCGCGCGCAATGACTACGAATTCTATGCGGCGGGGGCGATGCATTGCACTAACTAA
- the tnpB gene encoding IS66 family insertion sequence element accessory protein TnpB (TnpB, as the term is used for proteins encoded by IS66 family insertion elements, is considered an accessory protein, since TnpC, encoded by a neighboring gene, is a DDE family transposase.), with translation MIAASAGVKIMVATRPVDFRKGADGLAALVREQLHHDPFAGTIFVFRSKRADRLKIFAWDGSGLVLLWKRLEHSAFRWPPISDGVMRLSASQLAALMDGLDWSRLHARDIGQPSATS, from the coding sequence ATGATCGCGGCTTCGGCGGGCGTGAAGATCATGGTCGCGACGCGGCCGGTCGACTTTCGTAAAGGTGCCGATGGTCTCGCCGCGCTGGTGCGCGAGCAACTCCACCATGATCCGTTCGCGGGAACGATTTTCGTCTTCCGTTCAAAGCGAGCGGACCGTTTGAAGATTTTTGCCTGGGACGGGTCCGGGCTCGTGCTGCTGTGGAAGCGGCTGGAGCATAGCGCGTTCCGCTGGCCGCCGATCAGCGATGGCGTGATGCGTTTGTCTGCCTCACAGCTCGCCGCGCTGATGGACGGCCTGGATTGGTCGCGCCTGCATGCCCGCGACATTGGTCAGCCGAGCGCAACGTCGTGA
- a CDS encoding terpene synthase family protein has product MIQTERAVQQVLEWGRSLTGFADEHAVEAVRGGQYILQRIHPSLRGTSARTGRDPQDETLIVTFYRELALLFWLDDCNDLGLISPEQLAAVEQALGQGVPCALPGFEGCAVLRASLATLAYDRRDYAQLLDDTRCYSAALRAGHAQAVAAERWSYAEYLHNGIDSIAYANVFCCLSLLWGLDMATLRARPAFRQVLRLISAIGRLQNDLHGCDKDRSAGEADNAVILLLQRYPAMPVVEFLNDELAGHTRMLHRVMAEERFPAPWGPLIEAMAAIRVQYYRTSTSRYRSDAVRGGQRAPA; this is encoded by the coding sequence ATGATCCAGACTGAACGCGCGGTGCAGCAGGTGCTGGAGTGGGGACGTTCCCTGACCGGATTCGCCGACGAGCATGCCGTGGAAGCGGTCAGGGGCGGCCAGTACATCCTGCAGCGCATCCACCCGAGCCTGCGCGGCACCAGCGCCCGCACCGGTCGCGATCCGCAGGACGAAACGCTGATAGTGACGTTCTATCGCGAACTGGCGCTGCTGTTCTGGCTCGACGATTGCAACGACCTTGGCCTGATCTCGCCGGAACAGCTCGCCGCGGTGGAGCAAGCGCTGGGGCAGGGCGTGCCGTGCGCGCTCCCCGGATTCGAGGGTTGCGCTGTGCTGCGCGCTTCGCTGGCCACGCTCGCCTACGATCGTCGCGATTATGCTCAGCTTCTCGACGATACCCGGTGCTACTCCGCGGCGCTGCGCGCCGGACACGCGCAGGCGGTAGCGGCGGAACGCTGGTCCTACGCTGAGTACCTGCACAACGGCATCGATTCGATCGCCTACGCGAACGTGTTCTGTTGCCTGTCCTTGCTGTGGGGGCTGGATATGGCGACCTTGCGCGCGCGTCCGGCGTTTCGCCAGGTCCTGCGGCTCATCTCCGCGATAGGGCGTCTGCAGAACGATCTGCATGGATGCGACAAGGACAGGTCGGCCGGCGAGGCCGACAACGCGGTGATCTTGCTGCTGCAGCGCTATCCAGCTATGCCTGTGGTGGAGTTCCTCAACGACGAGCTGGCCGGCCATACGCGCATGCTGCACCGGGTGATGGCGGAAGAACGCTTTCCCGCGCCGTGGGGACCATTGATCGAGGCCATGGCGGCCATCCGCGTGCAGTACTACCGGACCTCGACCAGCCGCTACCGCAGCGACGCTGTGAGGGGAGGCCAGCGCGCGCCGGCCTGA
- a CDS encoding IS66-like element ISBj7 family transposase: protein MSETTDQLPTDIEALQALVAAARAERDAAIAKCDAAIIERDQALSQMDRLQHLLRQLQRAQFGRRSEKLDPEQLQLAIEDIEQAIAGDEAVQDRKDTAGARQRAERRRASRGALPAHLPHIDVTIAPEDTNCPCCRTPLHVIGEETSRRLDVVPAQFRVIVTHRPKYACRACTDGVVQAPAPERLIKGGLPTEAMVAHVLVAKFAWHLPLYRQAQMLLAQGIDIKRSVLAFWVGYAGAELRPLWLRLREIILTANKIAVDETTAPVLDPGRGRTKKGFFWAIARDDRPWGGADPPAVAYTYAPGRGAVHALKLLDGYRGIVQCDGYTVYKTIADTAPDAAITLAFCWAHLRRRFFDVVQDGPAPIASEALERIAALYAIEKTIRGRSADERRAIRQERSKPLVLALKAWFEQQLTRVSGKATIAEHIRYALNHWVGLMRFLDDGRIELDTNIVERSIRPLILNRKNALFAGHDEGAENWACIASLIETCKLCGVEPQAYLTDVLTRLVNLWPASRLDELMPWAWSAEQAKSLAA, encoded by the coding sequence GTGAGCGAGACCACGGATCAACTTCCGACCGATATCGAGGCGCTGCAGGCGCTGGTTGCGGCGGCACGCGCGGAGCGCGACGCGGCGATCGCAAAGTGCGACGCGGCGATCATCGAACGCGATCAGGCGCTGTCGCAAATGGATCGCCTTCAGCATCTCTTGCGCCAGCTGCAACGCGCGCAGTTCGGTCGCCGCTCGGAGAAGCTCGACCCTGAGCAGTTGCAACTGGCGATCGAGGACATCGAGCAGGCCATTGCCGGCGATGAAGCGGTCCAGGACAGGAAGGACACGGCAGGCGCACGCCAGCGTGCTGAACGGCGCCGCGCCAGCCGTGGTGCGCTTCCGGCCCATCTGCCGCATATCGACGTCACGATTGCCCCGGAGGATACCAACTGTCCGTGCTGCCGCACGCCTCTGCATGTGATCGGTGAGGAGACCTCACGGCGGCTCGACGTCGTCCCGGCGCAGTTCCGCGTGATCGTCACCCATCGTCCCAAATATGCCTGTCGGGCCTGCACGGATGGCGTGGTTCAGGCGCCGGCACCAGAGCGGCTGATCAAGGGCGGCTTGCCGACCGAGGCGATGGTCGCCCATGTTCTGGTCGCCAAATTTGCCTGGCACCTGCCGCTGTATCGGCAGGCTCAGATGCTGCTGGCGCAGGGTATCGACATCAAGCGCTCGGTTTTGGCGTTCTGGGTGGGCTATGCAGGCGCAGAGCTTCGTCCGCTCTGGCTCAGGCTGCGCGAGATCATTTTGACCGCGAACAAGATCGCGGTGGACGAGACCACAGCGCCTGTGCTCGATCCCGGCCGCGGCCGCACCAAGAAAGGCTTCTTCTGGGCGATCGCGCGCGACGATCGGCCGTGGGGCGGGGCCGATCCGCCGGCAGTGGCCTACACTTATGCGCCTGGTCGCGGCGCCGTCCACGCGCTCAAGCTGCTCGACGGTTATCGCGGCATCGTGCAATGCGACGGCTACACCGTCTACAAGACCATTGCCGACACCGCGCCTGACGCGGCGATCACGCTCGCCTTCTGCTGGGCTCATCTGCGGCGGCGCTTCTTCGACGTTGTCCAGGACGGTCCTGCCCCGATCGCGAGCGAAGCGCTCGAGCGTATTGCCGCTCTCTATGCGATCGAGAAGACGATCAGGGGCCGCAGCGCCGATGAGCGTCGTGCCATCCGCCAGGAGCGCAGCAAGCCGCTGGTGCTGGCGCTCAAGGCCTGGTTCGAGCAGCAACTCACCCGCGTCTCGGGCAAAGCGACAATCGCCGAGCACATCCGTTACGCCTTGAACCACTGGGTTGGCCTGATGCGCTTCCTTGACGACGGCCGCATCGAGCTCGACACAAATATTGTCGAGCGAAGCATCCGTCCTCTTATCCTCAACCGCAAGAACGCACTGTTCGCGGGGCATGATGAGGGCGCGGAGAACTGGGCCTGCATCGCTTCGCTGATTGAGACCTGCAAGCTCTGCGGCGTGGAGCCGCAGGCCTATCTGACCGACGTCCTCACCAGACTCGTCAACCTCTGGCCGGCCTCGCGTCTGGACGAACTCATGCCCTGGGCGTGGAGCGCCGAGCAAGCTAAAAGCCTCGCCGCTTGA